The bacterium genome has a segment encoding these proteins:
- a CDS encoding aminotransferase class IV, with protein MIVYFNGNFKALEKACISPLDHSFLYGDGIFETIRAYKGKIFKLDEHIERLKNAASQLELKIPDISLEILQELLNLNRLKDAMIRITISRGEGQRGIDPALCKKPNIVVIAEEFRGFSKKCVSATILDIRRQHPKTLPPIKSNNYLPNILAKIEAKKKGVDEGIFFTIDGYVACGITSNIFIFSRGKLITPPLSTGILPGITRKVIIEIASSIGIPVLEKRFRKPALFEADYVFLTSTGYEIMPISRIDDYEYKISQELIDKLLSLFREKVCVSSFNQKF; from the coding sequence TTGATTGTATATTTTAACGGCAATTTTAAAGCATTAGAAAAAGCTTGTATTTCTCCCCTTGACCATTCCTTCCTTTATGGTGACGGCATATTTGAGACGATCAGGGCATATAAGGGAAAAATTTTTAAGCTAGATGAGCATATAGAAAGGCTTAAAAATGCTGCTTCTCAATTAGAGCTAAAAATTCCCGATATTTCTTTAGAAATCCTGCAAGAGCTTTTAAACCTAAATAGGCTAAAGGATGCAATGATTAGGATTACCATTTCAAGGGGAGAAGGGCAAAGGGGAATAGACCCTGCTTTATGCAAAAAACCAAATATTGTTGTCATCGCAGAGGAATTTAGGGGCTTTTCAAAAAAATGTGTATCTGCGACAATATTGGATATAAGAAGGCAGCATCCAAAGACCCTTCCTCCCATAAAATCAAACAATTACCTTCCAAATATCCTGGCAAAGATTGAGGCAAAGAAAAAAGGGGTAGATGAGGGAATATTTTTTACAATTGATGGCTATGTAGCTTGCGGAATAACAAGCAATATATTTATTTTTAGCAGGGGTAAGCTAATTACCCCTCCTTTATCTACCGGGATACTCCCTGGGATTACAAGAAAGGTTATAATTGAAATAGCAAGCTCAATTGGCATCCCTGTTCTTGAGAAAAGATTTAGAAAACCTGCCCTCTTTGAGGCAGATTATGTATTTCTAACAAGCACAGGCTATGAAATTATGCCCATTTCAAGGATAGATGATTATGAATATAAAATCTCCCAGGAGCTAATAGACAAGCTTCTTTCTTTATTTAGG
- the rpmE gene encoding 50S ribosomal protein L31 — MKKGIHPEYKNVVVSCACGMSFETRSTYSKGNAIRLEICSNCHPFFTGKQKLVDTAGRVERFQERYKKRKRSTG; from the coding sequence ATGAAAAAAGGCATACATCCCGAATATAAAAATGTTGTGGTAAGTTGTGCTTGTGGCATGAGCTTTGAGACAAGGTCAACCTATTCCAAAGGAAATGCCATAAGGCTTGAGATATGCTCAAATTGCCATCCATTCTTTACTGGAAAGCAAAAGCTGGTTGATACAGCAGGAAGGGTAGAAAGGTTTCAAGAAAGGTATAAGAAAAGAAAGAGATCAACAGGATAA
- a CDS encoding zinc metalloprotease HtpX, which produces MNSFKTFILLCGLTFLLLAIGRVIGGQSGLTFALIMAGIMNLGAYFFSDKIVLAMYGAKEVSEKELPDVHRIVHNLTQASGMPKPKIYLMENASPNAFATGRDPKHASVAVTTGILKLLSYDELEGVIGHELAHIKNRDILIATIAATIASAISYLAHMAQWAAIFGGSRDEEGRRSNPLVFLAIAIVAPLAALIIQMAISRSREYLADAEGARLCGSPNKLASSLEKLRMGVSRIPMDANPSTSHMFIVNPLSSGFFLSLFSTHPPIEERIRRLRGMIR; this is translated from the coding sequence TAGCTTTAAAACATTTATTTTGCTATGTGGCCTTACCTTTTTGCTTCTTGCAATAGGAAGGGTAATAGGAGGGCAATCTGGGCTTACCTTTGCCCTGATTATGGCAGGGATAATGAATTTGGGAGCCTATTTTTTCTCTGACAAAATTGTCCTTGCAATGTATGGAGCAAAAGAGGTATCTGAAAAGGAGCTACCCGATGTCCATAGGATTGTCCATAACCTTACCCAGGCATCAGGGATGCCAAAACCAAAGATTTATCTTATGGAAAATGCTTCGCCAAATGCCTTTGCTACAGGAAGAGACCCAAAGCATGCCTCTGTTGCTGTAACAACAGGGATATTAAAGCTCCTTTCCTATGATGAGCTAGAGGGTGTGATAGGACATGAGCTTGCCCACATAAAGAATAGGGATATTCTTATTGCTACCATTGCGGCAACCATTGCCTCGGCGATAAGCTATCTGGCTCATATGGCACAATGGGCGGCTATTTTTGGAGGAAGCAGGGATGAGGAGGGAAGAAGGAGTAATCCTTTGGTTTTCCTTGCCATAGCCATTGTTGCACCATTAGCCGCTTTGATAATCCAGATGGCAATATCAAGATCAAGGGAATACCTTGCCGATGCTGAAGGAGCAAGGCTCTGCGGCTCTCCGAATAAGCTTGCCTCCTCGCTTGAGAAATTAAGGATGGGTGTGTCCAGGATTCCAATGGATGCAAACCCATCAACCAGCCATATGTTCATTGTTAATCCATTGTCTAGTGGATTTTTCCTTTCCCTTTTCTCAACCCATCCTCCTATTGAGGAAAGGATAAGGCGTTTAAGGGGGATGATAAGATGA